One stretch of Eupeodes corollae chromosome 2, idEupCoro1.1, whole genome shotgun sequence DNA includes these proteins:
- the LOC129947069 gene encoding cyclin-dependent kinase 8, with the protein MDYDFKMKTQMERTKVEDLFNYEGCKVGRGTYGHVYKAKRKDASDGKEYALKQIDGTGLSMSACREIALLRELKHSNVITLIRVFLSHNDRKVFLLIDYAEHDLWHIIKFHRAAKAAKKQVVVPRGMVKSLLYQILDGIHYLHSNWVLHRDLKPANILVMGDGNERGRVKIADMGFARLFNAPLKPLADLDPVVVTFWYRAPELLLGARHYTKAIDIWAIGCIFAELLTSEPIFHCRQEDIKTSNPYHHDQLDRIFNVMGFPQDKDWEDIKKMPEHHTLIKDFKRSSYSNCSLAKYMERHKIKPESKAFHLLQKLLLMDPNRRITSEQAMQDPYFQEDPVPTQDVFAGCPIPYPKREFLTDDDQEDKSDNKRQQQQQQQQQQQQQQQQQQQQQQQQQQQQQQQQQQQQQANQHHEPNSKRVRLSGPGQQQGQVNQGQEFHHQTSQQMMFNQQQNNFQRF; encoded by the coding sequence atGGACTacgatttcaaaatgaaaacccAAATGGAAAGAACCAAAGTAGAAGATTTATTCAACTACGAAGGTTGCAAAGTCGGTCGAGGTACCTACGGGCATGTATATAAAGCAAAGAGAAAAGATGCCAGCGATGGAAAGGAATACGCCTTGAAGCAAATCGATGGAACTGGTTTGTCCATGTCCGCGTGTCGTGAAATTGCATTACTACGTGAATTGAAGCATTCGAATGTGATCACTTTGATTCGGGTGTTTCTGTCTCACAACGATCGAAAAGTGTTCCTTTTGATTGACTATGCCGAACATGATCTTTGGCACATCATTAAATTCCATAGAGCTGCCAAAGCAGCCAAAAAGCAAGTTGTAGTTCCTCggggaatggttaagagtttgCTGTATCAGATTCTCGATGGAATTCACTACTTACATAGCAATTGGGTTCTTCATCGGGATTTGAAACCAGCAAATATTTTGGTTATGGGCGATGGAAACGAACGTGGACGTGTTAAAATTGCCGATATGGGTTTTGCACGGCTTTTTAATGCACCACTTAAGCCATTGGCCGATTTGGATCCGGTGGTGGTTACATTTTGGTACCGCGCACCAGAGTTGCTTCTGGGCGCACGTCATTACACCAAAGCCATTGACATCTGGGCCATCGGATGCATCTTCGCTGAACTTCTCACCTCAGAGCCAATATTCCACTGTCGCCAAGAAGATATAAAGACTTCCAATCCCTATCATCACGATCAGTTAGATCGGATTTTCAATGTGATGGGATTTCCACAAGACAAAGACTGGGAGGACATCAAAAAGATGCCGGAACATCACACCCTGATCAAGGACTTCAAACGTTCAAGTTATTCTAATTGCTCCCTGGCCAAATACATGGAGCGCCATAAGATCAAACCCGAAAGTAAAGCGTTCCATTTGCTGCAAAAACTCCTGTTGATGGATCCAAATAGGCGTATCACTTCGGAGCAAGCCATGCAGGATCCCTATTTCCAAGAGGATCCCGTTCCCACCCAAGACGTCTTTGCCGGTTGCCCAATTCCCTATCCAAAACGTGAATTCCTTACCGATGACGATCAGGAAGATAAATCTGATAACAAAcgacaacagcagcaacaacaacagcagcaacagcaacaacaacagcagcagcaacaacagcagcagcaacaacaacagcagcaacagcaacaacaacaacagcagcaacaacaagcAAATCAACATCATGAACCGAATAGTAAGAGAGTTCGGTTATCCGGACCTGGACAACAGCAAGGCCAAGTAAATCAGGGACAAGAATTCCATCATCAGACTTCACAACAGATGATGTTCAATCAGCAGCAGAATAATTTTCAGCGTTTTTAA